One window of Salegentibacter sp. Hel_I_6 genomic DNA carries:
- a CDS encoding M56 family metallopeptidase: MEWYILKSVTILATLLLFYKLLLEKEDMHTFKRFYLLFSVIASIGIPLITITTYIEPASQNFSPTMLQSSEEISIAEDQSFMDYLPFILWSIYALGVTFFSIKFIRNLRELLVKISINPKVKKEGFTRILLQEEIDPHTFLNYIFLNKKKYEQKQIPKEVIIHEEAHANQRQSLDILFVEFLQIIFWINPLIFFLKDFIKLNHEFLADREVLKKGIQKTEYQTTLLSFSSGHLHSDFVNPINYSSIKKRFTVMKTQTSKRTIWVRSLLILPLVSLLFFSFSNRELVEKDISSFQAESSNSKTLALEVNESGKVFFQKNQTEMSELQKLIDTESYSSYHVEVPENSSPAIIKNLIQLMVDNELKGSVSSCISKKTQQDKATPEMISEYNKIIRNLNETGMIKQKDLNRIKRILGVMTAEQKKNAVQSKYDIIPSPPPAPETPPTPPAPPSFEKLLADDAIFYYKGKTIEPQKARELVEDQKKVNVQITYNNQEKPIVSLTDKAN; this comes from the coding sequence ATGGAATGGTATATTTTAAAATCTGTAACGATCCTGGCTACTTTACTTCTTTTTTACAAGTTGCTTCTTGAGAAAGAGGATATGCATACGTTCAAGCGTTTTTATTTACTTTTTTCGGTAATAGCATCTATTGGAATTCCGCTTATTACCATTACTACCTATATTGAACCTGCTTCTCAAAATTTTAGTCCTACCATGCTTCAATCTTCCGAGGAAATCTCAATAGCAGAAGATCAATCTTTTATGGATTATCTGCCGTTCATTCTTTGGAGCATCTATGCATTGGGAGTGACTTTCTTCAGCATAAAATTTATAAGAAATCTAAGGGAATTATTGGTAAAGATTAGTATAAATCCAAAGGTAAAAAAGGAAGGATTCACGCGAATATTACTGCAAGAGGAAATTGATCCACATACTTTTTTGAATTATATCTTTCTAAACAAAAAGAAGTATGAGCAAAAACAAATCCCAAAGGAAGTAATTATTCACGAAGAAGCACACGCTAACCAAAGACAAAGTTTGGATATTCTTTTCGTGGAATTTCTGCAGATTATTTTCTGGATAAATCCGCTAATATTTTTCTTAAAAGATTTTATCAAACTCAACCACGAGTTCCTGGCCGACCGCGAGGTACTTAAAAAAGGAATCCAAAAAACCGAATATCAAACTACATTATTATCATTTTCATCGGGACATTTACATAGTGATTTTGTGAATCCCATCAATTATTCATCAATCAAAAAACGTTTTACAGTTATGAAAACACAAACATCAAAAAGAACCATCTGGGTACGGAGTTTATTAATCCTGCCTCTCGTCTCACTTTTATTCTTCAGTTTCAGTAATAGAGAACTAGTAGAAAAAGATATTAGTTCTTTTCAGGCTGAATCTTCAAATTCCAAGACTTTAGCGCTTGAAGTTAACGAGAGCGGAAAAGTCTTTTTCCAAAAGAATCAAACAGAGATGAGCGAATTACAAAAATTGATTGATACTGAAAGTTATTCCTCTTATCATGTTGAAGTACCTGAAAATTCTTCACCGGCCATTATAAAAAACTTAATTCAATTGATGGTAGACAATGAACTGAAAGGAAGTGTATCTAGCTGCATTTCTAAGAAAACTCAACAGGACAAAGCCACACCTGAGATGATTTCAGAGTATAATAAAATCATCAGGAATTTAAATGAGACTGGAATGATCAAGCAAAAAGATCTAAACCGGATTAAAAGAATATTAGGTGTAATGACCGCCGAGCAAAAGAAAAATGCTGTGCAATCAAAATATGACATTATTCCTTCTCCACCACCAGCTCCTGAAACTCCCCCTACTCCGCCGGCTCCACCAAGTTTTGAAAAACTATTAGCAGATGATGCAATCTTTTATTATAAAGGAAAAACTATTGAGCCGCAAAAAGCACGTGAATTGGTTGAAGACCAGAAAAAGGTAAATGTTCAAATTACTTATAACAACCAGGAAAAACCAATTGTGAGTTTAACCGATAAAGCGAATTAA
- a CDS encoding lipid A deacylase LpxR family protein, producing the protein MRETIIFACILWFGFSSYAQKIDHTSSYREIKSNSYFRFNYDNDFFASADKNYTQGYQLELVLPFLKKNPINHLFFQPKNNEFTYGLALEHIGFTPGDYVSKEIQVGDRPFASAIMLKSFLVAKDTVNSSRMHSALSLGIIWPAAFGGEMQRSIHEATGNKIPYGWRNQIKNDIVLNYQIGYEKQLFRYADFFSLQGQSEINLGTLFTNFSVGANATLGIINNGFSSVENKNKFEVYAFAQPVFKVVGYDASIQGGLFNNESVYTISSNDINRFTRQTHIGIIVKTQTLYFEYTRTTLTPEFEGGNTANWGGIKIGFTF; encoded by the coding sequence ATGAGAGAAACAATTATTTTTGCGTGTATACTATGGTTTGGATTTTCTTCCTATGCCCAAAAAATAGATCATACTTCTTCCTACCGAGAAATAAAAAGCAATTCATATTTTAGGTTTAATTACGATAATGACTTTTTCGCTTCAGCAGATAAAAATTATACTCAGGGATATCAGTTAGAGTTAGTTCTGCCTTTTTTAAAGAAGAATCCGATTAATCATCTTTTTTTTCAACCTAAAAATAACGAGTTTACTTATGGTTTAGCCTTAGAGCATATTGGATTTACACCAGGTGATTATGTAAGTAAAGAAATTCAAGTTGGGGATAGACCATTTGCTTCCGCGATTATGCTAAAAAGCTTTTTAGTCGCCAAAGATACAGTGAATTCTTCAAGAATGCATTCTGCATTAAGTTTAGGAATAATATGGCCTGCTGCTTTTGGCGGAGAAATGCAACGAAGTATTCATGAGGCAACAGGAAATAAAATCCCGTATGGTTGGAGAAACCAAATCAAAAACGATATTGTTCTAAATTATCAAATTGGTTACGAAAAACAATTGTTCCGATATGCAGACTTTTTCTCCTTGCAGGGACAGTCAGAAATCAATCTGGGTACCCTTTTCACCAATTTTTCCGTTGGGGCAAATGCCACTTTAGGAATTATAAATAATGGATTTTCTTCCGTAGAAAATAAAAATAAGTTTGAGGTATATGCTTTTGCGCAACCTGTTTTTAAAGTAGTTGGGTACGATGCAAGCATACAAGGCGGCCTTTTTAATAATGAAAGCGTCTATACAATATCATCTAACGATATAAATAGGTTCACGAGACAGACTCATATCGGGATTATTGTAAAAACACAAACGCTTTACTTTGAATATACAAGAACCACCCTCACTCCAGAATTTGAAGGCGGAAATACTGCCAATTGGGGCGGAATTAAAATTGGGTTCACATTTTAG
- a CDS encoding DUF885 family protein — protein sequence MKQILTLTLAFLCISILTAQEASEDLKTIIQEIDDHKAYDREDFPLGLYTGKYYKEESEFAEKQLEQLQEIKADSLSETEQISLEMLKFKLQETIDRYEFEAYLNPLLSDSGFHLSLAYQVRDLNNYEQVKAYLNKLNAIPTYVDQHFVLLREGLKKGNTQPRVIFEGYESTYNDQIVEDPKESYFYEPFENLPKTLSEKQKDSVLKAAEEAIGNSVIPQFKRIKTFFETEYLPNTRTSLGVSEIPNGREYYQNRLDYYTTLDLTAEEIHQIGLEEVARINSEMKKIIAEVEFDGSFEEFIHFLRTDEQFYAKTGEELLMEARDIAKRIDAKLPAYFKTLPRKPYGVAKVPDAIAPKYTTGRYIGASNETQPGYYWVNTYNLSNRPLYVLPSLTAHEAVPGHHLQNALNAELGDSIPKFRRNMYLSAYGEGWGLYSEFLAEDMGIYTTPYELFGKLTYEQWRACRLVIDTGIHAMGWSREEAVAYFEKNTALSMHNINTEVDRYISWPGQAVSYKIGEIKIRELRKKVEEALGSDFDIRDFHEVILEQGVVTLPILEERIKEYIKQAQ from the coding sequence ATGAAACAAATACTTACTCTCACCCTCGCTTTTTTATGTATTTCTATCTTAACTGCGCAGGAAGCTTCAGAAGATTTAAAAACTATTATTCAGGAAATTGATGATCATAAGGCTTACGATCGCGAAGATTTTCCTTTGGGATTATATACCGGGAAATATTACAAAGAAGAATCAGAATTTGCTGAGAAGCAGTTGGAGCAACTACAGGAAATAAAAGCCGATTCTTTAAGCGAAACCGAACAGATTTCTCTGGAAATGCTAAAGTTTAAGCTTCAGGAAACTATAGACCGTTACGAATTTGAAGCCTATTTAAATCCGTTGCTTTCAGATTCGGGATTTCATTTAAGCCTTGCCTACCAGGTTAGAGATTTAAATAATTACGAGCAGGTGAAAGCCTATTTGAATAAATTAAATGCAATTCCTACTTATGTAGATCAGCATTTTGTGTTATTACGTGAAGGTTTAAAGAAAGGGAATACACAGCCACGGGTGATTTTTGAGGGTTACGAATCTACTTATAACGACCAGATCGTGGAAGATCCAAAAGAAAGCTATTTCTATGAACCTTTCGAAAATCTTCCAAAAACGCTTTCGGAAAAACAAAAAGATTCTGTTTTAAAAGCCGCAGAAGAGGCAATTGGGAATAGTGTAATTCCGCAGTTTAAAAGAATAAAGACATTTTTCGAAACTGAATATCTACCAAATACACGAACAAGTTTGGGAGTTTCTGAAATTCCAAATGGGAGGGAATATTATCAAAACAGGCTGGATTATTATACTACTTTAGATTTGACGGCAGAAGAAATTCATCAAATTGGTTTAGAGGAAGTAGCGCGAATTAATTCAGAAATGAAAAAAATAATAGCTGAAGTTGAGTTTGACGGTAGTTTCGAAGAATTCATTCATTTCTTAAGAACCGATGAGCAATTTTATGCTAAAACCGGGGAAGAATTATTAATGGAAGCACGTGATATTGCTAAGCGAATTGACGCCAAACTGCCGGCTTATTTTAAAACTTTACCAAGAAAACCTTACGGCGTGGCGAAAGTACCTGATGCTATAGCGCCAAAGTATACCACGGGGCGTTATATTGGCGCTTCCAATGAAACCCAGCCGGGCTATTATTGGGTGAATACTTATAATTTATCCAATCGTCCGCTATATGTTTTGCCTTCTTTAACCGCCCACGAAGCAGTACCAGGACATCATTTACAGAATGCTTTGAATGCCGAATTGGGTGACAGTATTCCAAAATTCCGCAGAAATATGTATTTATCGGCTTATGGAGAAGGTTGGGGCTTGTATTCTGAGTTCTTAGCTGAAGATATGGGAATTTATACTACGCCCTACGAGTTGTTTGGAAAACTCACCTACGAGCAATGGCGTGCCTGCCGATTGGTAATCGATACCGGAATTCACGCAATGGGTTGGAGCAGGGAAGAAGCGGTAGCATATTTCGAGAAAAATACGGCGCTTTCTATGCATAATATCAATACAGAGGTAGATCGCTATATTTCCTGGCCTGGCCAGGCTGTTTCCTATAAAATAGGAGAAATTAAAATCAGGGAATTGCGTAAAAAAGTAGAAGAAGCCCTTGGTTCCGATTTTGATATTCGTGATTTCCACGAAGTGATTTTAGAGCAGGGTGTGGTTACGCTGCCAATTTTAGAAGAACGGATTAAGGAATATATTAAACAAGCGCAGTAA
- a CDS encoding metal-dependent hydrolase, with product MDSLTQIVLGAAVGEAVLGKKVGNKAMLYGAIAGTIPDLDTFASAFTDTITAIEIHRGFTHSIVFSILFAPIFGWLISKIEKKSIAIWQNWSWLMFWGFFTHPLLDSHTTWGTQLFWPLEVRLAYKNIFVIDPLYTLPFLLFLILAMRQERGTKKRRKLNNLGLIISSIYLLVITPALKLYTFDKFTEALEDQDVAYYKIETKPSPLNAVLWSANVEVDDAYLIGNYSIFDTQPIEFVAHPKNHQLLGDWIEKRNVKRLIDISEGWYTISEKDGEIYFNDLRFGTLSPIARADADFAFSYKLVEENGEIKAIETEKTRGDAKELLSQLGNRILGN from the coding sequence ATGGATTCACTAACACAAATAGTATTAGGCGCGGCGGTTGGCGAAGCAGTTCTCGGCAAAAAAGTGGGGAATAAAGCGATGCTTTATGGAGCCATTGCAGGCACAATTCCCGATCTGGATACTTTTGCAAGCGCTTTTACCGATACTATTACCGCTATTGAAATTCACCGTGGCTTTACACACTCCATTGTGTTTTCCATACTTTTTGCACCCATCTTTGGTTGGCTCATTTCAAAGATTGAAAAGAAATCTATTGCAATCTGGCAAAACTGGTCCTGGTTGATGTTTTGGGGCTTTTTTACGCATCCGCTTCTGGATTCTCATACAACCTGGGGTACACAGTTATTCTGGCCTTTAGAAGTCCGCCTGGCGTATAAGAACATTTTTGTAATAGATCCATTATATACGCTACCATTTTTGTTGTTCTTAATCCTGGCAATGCGACAGGAACGAGGAACTAAAAAAAGGAGAAAACTAAATAATCTTGGCCTTATAATAAGTAGTATTTATTTGTTGGTTATTACCCCGGCCTTAAAACTTTACACGTTTGATAAGTTTACGGAAGCTTTGGAAGATCAGGATGTTGCCTATTACAAAATCGAAACCAAACCGTCCCCGCTAAATGCTGTTTTATGGTCGGCTAATGTGGAGGTTGATGATGCATATTTAATTGGAAACTATTCAATTTTTGATACACAACCAATAGAGTTTGTAGCACATCCTAAAAACCATCAATTGCTTGGTGACTGGATCGAAAAGCGAAATGTAAAACGGCTCATCGATATTTCAGAAGGTTGGTATACCATTTCAGAAAAAGATGGAGAAATTTATTTTAATGATCTTCGTTTTGGCACATTAAGCCCAATAGCCAGGGCAGATGCCGACTTTGCATTTAGCTATAAACTGGTGGAAGAAAATGGTGAAATTAAAGCCATAGAAACTGAAAAAACCCGAGGGGATGCAAAGGAATTATTATCTCAGCTGGGGAATAGGATTTTGGGGAATTAA
- a CDS encoding DNA mismatch repair protein MutS, which yields MNNPLEFYSKQKEIHQQELSKISKKLLVSSLIRLFIFLAICFTIYYFFGNMNVIVPVIIGGIALFLFLVSRHSNLKDKSDKQKEIIKLNELEIDILKTRNFQDLPDGNEFEDPMHPYSQDIDLFGRGSFFQYSNRTALYEGTKILAGIFTKNSIEDISQKQEAVKELATKAEWRQEFTALARLVKTETASKTVIKWFKNYKNFVPNYMKWLPTVFSVISILVIAGYSFDYLKGIHLFLWFLAGLLFTGIYLKKINLLSGSVSKIQDTFHQYHLLLELLEKEDFSSEILKKNQSLIHSEKKKASAIFKEFSKAIDALDQRNNMIFGIFGNGFLLWDLRQSYKLEKWISAYRQNVEKWFEVIELTDAYNSLGNFVFNHPNYVFPETINEKRGISATKLAHPLLDPKKRVANDFAIGDEEFFIITGANMAGKSTFLRTVSLQILMSNIGLPVCAEACRYSPIKLITSMRTSDSLSDDESYFFSELKRLKFIVDEIKTDRYFIILDEILKGTNSSDKAIGSKKFIRKLVNSNSTGIIATHDLSLCEITSELSQVKNHYFDAEIINDELHFDYKFKDGICQNMNASFLLRKMEIVDD from the coding sequence CTGGTATCCAGTTTAATCAGGCTTTTCATTTTTCTAGCAATATGTTTTACGATCTATTATTTCTTCGGAAATATGAATGTGATCGTTCCGGTAATTATTGGTGGGATTGCACTTTTTTTATTCCTGGTTTCCAGGCACAGCAATCTTAAAGATAAGAGTGATAAGCAAAAGGAAATCATCAAGCTAAACGAGCTGGAAATTGATATTTTAAAAACCCGGAATTTTCAGGATTTACCTGATGGAAACGAATTTGAAGATCCGATGCATCCTTATAGCCAGGATATCGACTTATTTGGGCGAGGCTCGTTTTTCCAGTATTCCAACCGAACCGCGCTTTATGAAGGTACAAAAATACTGGCCGGTATTTTTACTAAAAATAGCATAGAAGATATTTCGCAGAAACAGGAAGCCGTTAAAGAACTTGCAACTAAAGCTGAATGGAGACAGGAGTTTACTGCATTGGCCAGGTTGGTAAAGACTGAAACCGCATCAAAAACTGTAATTAAATGGTTTAAAAATTATAAGAATTTTGTTCCAAATTATATGAAATGGTTGCCTACTGTCTTTTCGGTGATTTCCATTCTCGTGATCGCGGGTTATTCTTTTGATTATTTAAAGGGAATTCATCTTTTTCTGTGGTTTCTAGCCGGCTTACTTTTTACAGGAATTTACCTGAAGAAAATCAATTTACTTTCAGGTAGCGTGAGTAAGATCCAGGATACTTTTCATCAATATCATTTGTTATTGGAACTTCTTGAAAAAGAAGATTTTTCTTCAGAAATTTTAAAGAAAAATCAGTCGCTTATTCATTCAGAAAAGAAAAAGGCATCGGCAATTTTTAAAGAATTTTCCAAAGCGATCGATGCCTTAGACCAGCGAAACAATATGATTTTTGGGATTTTTGGCAACGGTTTTTTACTCTGGGATCTTCGCCAGAGTTATAAATTAGAAAAATGGATTTCAGCATATCGCCAAAATGTCGAAAAATGGTTTGAGGTAATCGAACTTACTGATGCTTATAATTCTCTGGGGAATTTTGTATTTAATCATCCAAACTATGTTTTTCCTGAAACCATAAACGAGAAAAGAGGAATTTCAGCAACAAAATTGGCACATCCACTTTTAGATCCTAAAAAGAGAGTAGCTAATGATTTCGCGATTGGGGATGAAGAATTCTTTATCATTACCGGCGCGAATATGGCTGGGAAAAGTACTTTTTTAAGAACGGTTTCCCTTCAAATTTTAATGAGTAATATTGGGCTTCCGGTTTGTGCTGAAGCTTGTAGGTATTCGCCGATTAAACTCATTACCAGTATGCGTACCAGCGATTCGTTAAGTGATGATGAATCTTATTTCTTTTCAGAATTAAAGCGCTTAAAATTTATAGTAGACGAAATTAAAACCGATCGTTATTTTATTATTCTTGATGAAATTTTAAAAGGAACCAATAGTAGCGATAAAGCTATAGGCTCTAAAAAGTTTATTAGGAAACTGGTGAACTCTAATTCAACCGGAATCATTGCTACACATGATTTGAGTTTATGCGAAATCACTTCAGAATTAAGCCAGGTGAAAAACCATTATTTTGATGCGGAAATTATCAATGACGAACTGCATTTTGATTATAAATTTAAAGACGGAATTTGCCAGAATATGAATGCCTCATTCCTTCTAAGGAAGATGGAGATTGTTGATGATTAA